One genomic window of Camelina sativa cultivar DH55 chromosome 5, Cs, whole genome shotgun sequence includes the following:
- the LOC104786782 gene encoding glutamate receptor 2.7-like isoform X1 — MMNSTKSFNSNFMGYFVLFVWGFVLMEVGFGQNQATEIKVGVVLDLQTLFSKICLTSMNMSLSDFYKKHTDYTTRLAIHVRDSMEDVVQASAAALDLIKNEEVSAIIGPRSSMQTEFMIRLANISQVPTITFSATCPSLTSINSPYFVRATLDDSSQVRAIAAIIKSFGWRNVVAVYVDNEFGKGIMSYLSDALNDVQAFVVNRCLIPQDANDDQILKELYKLMTMQTRVFVVHMPPTLGFRFFQKAREIGMMEEGYVWLLTDGVMNLIKSNERGSSFENMQGVLGVRSHITKSKDLEDFRLRWKKTFEKKNSLKGDDVELNIFVLRAYDSITALAMAVENTNIKSLWYDNPIASANNKTDLGTLKVSRYGPSLLEALSNVRFKGLAGEFKLVNRQFELSAFEVINIIGNEERIIGFWRPGNGLVNANSNKTTLLGGERFGPVIWPGKSHVVPKGWEIPTNGKMLRVGVPVKKGFLNFVDAKKDPITNELTPTGYCIDVFEAALKKLHYSVIPKYIAFVSPDENYDEMVYQVYNGTYDAVVGDVTIIANRSLYVDFTLPYTESGVSMMVPLKENRNKNTWVFLKPWSLDLWVTTTCFFVFIGFIVWILEHRVNTDFRGPPHHQIGTSFWFAFSTMNFAHREKVVSNLARFVVLVWCFVVLVLIQSYTANLTSFLTVQRFQPEVTNWKDLIKNNEYVGYQRGTFVGNLLESQGFQKSQLKPFGSAEECDELFSNGTIAASFDEVAYLKLILSKNCSRYAMVFPKNSPLTDDVSRAILNVTQGEEMQNIENKWFKKQSDNCPDPKNDLSSNSLSVSSFWGLFLIAGIASFLALLIFVVTFLYEHKLTLFADSEHSFPRKLKSLVRIFDEKDIKSHTFKENAVHNVSSPITQGSSTPLTDQGTPLPRSSSQNREFESRSVPSIPNGELFTLQSKQVEDEESTINVKVK, encoded by the exons ATGATGAACTCTACAAAAAGTTTTAATAGTAACTTTATGGGTTACTTTGTCCTATTTGTTTGGGGTTTTGTGTTGATGGAGGTTGGTTTTGGACAAAACCAAGCAACTGAAATCAAAGTAGGAGTAGTGCTTGAtctccaaactttattttccaAGATCTGCCTCACTTCTATGAACATGTCGTTGTCCGATTTCTATAAAAAACATACTGATTACACAACACGGCTTGCGATTCACGTAAGAGATTCCATGGAAGATGTTGTTCAAGCTTCAGCTGCAG CCTTGGACCTAATCAAGAACGAGGAAGTGAGCGCCATCATTGGGCCAAGAAGCTCCATGCAAACCGAGTTTATGATCAGGCTAGCCAACATATCACAAGTACCGACCATCACGTTTTCGGCTACATGCCCTTCACTGACATCCATCAATAGCCCTTACTTCGTCCGAGCCACTCTGGACGACTCATCCCAGGTCAGAGCCATTGCGGCCATTATCAAATCATTCGGCTGGAGAAACGTTGTTGCTGTGTATGTGGACAACGAATTTGGAAAAGGAATAATGTCTTACTTGTCTGACGCTTTAAATGACGTACAAGCTTTCGTAGTCAATAGATGTTTGATCCCTCAGGATGCTAATGATGATCAGATTCTCAAGGAGCTTTATAAGCTAATGACTATGCAAACGAGGGTATTCGTTGTCCACATGCCACCAACTCTCGGTTTTCGGTTTTTTCAGAAAGCCAGAGAGATCGGGATGATGGAGGAAGGATATGTATGGTTATTGACAGATGGAGTgatgaatttaataaaatctaacGAACGTGGTAGCAGTTTTGAGAATATGCAAGGGGTTTTAGGCGTGAGGAGCCATATCACTAAATCAAAAGACCTAGAAGATTTCAGATTGAGATGGAAGAAAACGtttgagaagaagaactcaCTGAAGGGGGATGATGTAGAGCTGAACATTTTTGTATTAAGAGCATATGATTCGATCACTGCCTTAGCCATGGCCGTGGAGAACACCAACATAAAGAGTCTGTGGTATGATAATCCGATCGCTTCTGCAAACAACAAGACAGATCTAGGGACCCTAAAGGTCTCTCGCTATGGTCCAAGTCTTCTAGAGGCTCTTTCGAACGTAAGATTCAAGGGTTTAGCCGGAGAGTTTAAACTCGTTAATCGGCAGTTCGAATTATCAGCGTTTGAAGTCATCAATATTATTGGAAATGAAGAGAGAATTATCGGATTCTGGAGACCAGGCAATGGACTTGTGAATGctaattcaaacaaaacaacgtTGTTAGGAGGGGAGAGGTTCGGGCCAGTGATATGGCCAGGGAAGTCACATGTTGTTCCGAAAGGTTGGGAGATTCCAACGAATGGGAAGATGCTTAGAGTGGGCGTTCCAGTGAAGAAAGGCTTCTTAAATTTTGTGGATGCAAAGAAAGATCCGATCACTAACGAATTGACTCCAACGGGTTACTGTATTGACGTCTTCGAAGCTGCTCTTAAAAAGTTGCATTACTCAGTCATTCCTAAATATATTGCTTTCGTGTCTCCAGATGAGAACTACGACGAAATGGTATACCAAGTCTATAATGGG ACGTACGACGCAGTTGTGGGAGATGTAACCATCATAGCAAACAGGTCACTGTATGTTGATTTCACGCTACCATACACAGAGTCTGGAGTGTCTATGATGGTGCCGCTCAAGGAAAACAGGAACAAGAACACATGGGTGTTCCTAAAACCTTGGAGCTTAGACCTATGGGTCACCACTACTTGCTTTTTCGTATTCATTGGGTTCATTGTGTGGATTTTAGAACACAGAGTCAACACCGACTTTCGTGGACCACCTCACCACCAGATAGGAACCAGTTTCTGGTTTGCTTTCTCCACTATGAACTTTGCTCACC GTGAGAAGGTGGTGAGCAATTTAGCGAGGTTTGTGGTGTTAGTGTGGTGCTTCGTGGTGCTTGTGCTGATTCAGAGCTATACAGCGAATCTCACCTCTTTCCTCACAGTTCAACGGTTCCAACCAGAGGTCACAAATTGGAAAGATctcataaaaaataatgaatatgtAGGGTACCAACGAGGCACTTTCGTGGGTAATCTTTTGGAAAGTCAAGGGTTTCAGAAATCTCAGCTCAAACCTTTTGGTTCTGCCGAAGAATGCGACGAGCTTTTTTCCAATGGGACAATCGCAGCATCTTTCGACGAAGTGGCCTACCTTAAACTGATCCTTTCTAAGAACTGCTCTAGATATGCTATG GTATTCCCCAAGAATTCACCTTTGACGGATGATGTCTCAAGGGCGATCTTGAACGTGACTCAAGGCGAAGAAATGCAAAATATAGAGAATAAATGGTTCAAGAAACAAAGTGATAATTGTCCTGATCCAAAGAACGATCTTTCATCCAACAGTCTCAGCGTCAGTAGCTTCTGGGGTTTGTTTCTAATAGCAGGCATCGCTTCGTTCCTGGCACTTCTCATCTTCGTTGTCACCTTCTTGTACGAACACAAGCTCACACTCTTCGCTGACTCTGAACATTCCTTCCCTAGAAAGTTAAAATCTTTGGTTAGAATTTTTGATGAGAAAGACATAAAGTCTCATACGTTCAAGGAGAATGCCGTTCATAATGTGAGTTCACCTATTACTCAAGGAAGTTCAACCCCTTTGACCGATCAGGGCACTCCATTGCCACGAAGTTCATCACAAAATAGGGAGTTTGAATCAAGAAGTGTGCCTTCCATCCCGAACGGAGAACTATTCACTCTGCAATCAAAACAAGTTGAAGATGAGGAATCTACTATTAATGTGAAGGTGAAATGA
- the LOC104786782 gene encoding glutamate receptor 2.7-like isoform X3, producing the protein MMNSTKSFNSNFMGYFVLFVWGFVLMEVGFGQNQATEIKVGVVLDLQTLFSKICLTSMNMSLSDFYKKHTDYTTRLAIHVRDSMEDVVQASAAALDLIKNEEVSAIIGPRSSMQTEFMIRLANISQVPTITFSATCPSLTSINSPYFVRATLDDSSQVRAIAAIIKSFGWRNVVAVYVDNEFGKGIMSYLSDALNDVQAFVVNRCLIPQDANDDQILKELYKLMTMQTRVFVVHMPPTLGFRFFQKAREIGMMEEGYVWLLTDGVMNLIKSNERGSSFENMQGVLGVRSHITKSKDLEDFRLRWKKTFEKKNSLKGDDVELNIFVLRAYDSITALAMAVENTNIKSLWYDNPIASANNKTDLGTLKVSRYGPSLLEALSNVRFKGLAGEFKLVNRQFELSAFEVINIIGNEERIIGFWRPGNGLVNANSNKTTLLGGERFGPVIWPGKSHVVPKGWEIPTNGKMLRVGVPVKKGFLNFVDAKKDPITNELTPTGYCIDVFEAALKKLHYSVIPKYIAFVSPDENYDEMVYQVYNGTYDAVVGDVTIIANRSLYVDFTLPYTESGVSMMVPLKENRNKNTWVFLKPWSLDLWVTTTCFFVFIGFIVWILEHRVNTDFRGPPHHQIGTSFWFAFSTMNFAHREKVVSNLARFVVLVWCFVVLVLIQSYTANLTSFLTVQRFQPEVTNWKDLIKNNEYVGYQRGTFVGNLLESQGFQKSQLKPFGSAEECDELFSNGTIAASFDEVAYLKLILSKNCSRYAMVEPTFKTAGFGFISIPQEFTFDG; encoded by the exons ATGATGAACTCTACAAAAAGTTTTAATAGTAACTTTATGGGTTACTTTGTCCTATTTGTTTGGGGTTTTGTGTTGATGGAGGTTGGTTTTGGACAAAACCAAGCAACTGAAATCAAAGTAGGAGTAGTGCTTGAtctccaaactttattttccaAGATCTGCCTCACTTCTATGAACATGTCGTTGTCCGATTTCTATAAAAAACATACTGATTACACAACACGGCTTGCGATTCACGTAAGAGATTCCATGGAAGATGTTGTTCAAGCTTCAGCTGCAG CCTTGGACCTAATCAAGAACGAGGAAGTGAGCGCCATCATTGGGCCAAGAAGCTCCATGCAAACCGAGTTTATGATCAGGCTAGCCAACATATCACAAGTACCGACCATCACGTTTTCGGCTACATGCCCTTCACTGACATCCATCAATAGCCCTTACTTCGTCCGAGCCACTCTGGACGACTCATCCCAGGTCAGAGCCATTGCGGCCATTATCAAATCATTCGGCTGGAGAAACGTTGTTGCTGTGTATGTGGACAACGAATTTGGAAAAGGAATAATGTCTTACTTGTCTGACGCTTTAAATGACGTACAAGCTTTCGTAGTCAATAGATGTTTGATCCCTCAGGATGCTAATGATGATCAGATTCTCAAGGAGCTTTATAAGCTAATGACTATGCAAACGAGGGTATTCGTTGTCCACATGCCACCAACTCTCGGTTTTCGGTTTTTTCAGAAAGCCAGAGAGATCGGGATGATGGAGGAAGGATATGTATGGTTATTGACAGATGGAGTgatgaatttaataaaatctaacGAACGTGGTAGCAGTTTTGAGAATATGCAAGGGGTTTTAGGCGTGAGGAGCCATATCACTAAATCAAAAGACCTAGAAGATTTCAGATTGAGATGGAAGAAAACGtttgagaagaagaactcaCTGAAGGGGGATGATGTAGAGCTGAACATTTTTGTATTAAGAGCATATGATTCGATCACTGCCTTAGCCATGGCCGTGGAGAACACCAACATAAAGAGTCTGTGGTATGATAATCCGATCGCTTCTGCAAACAACAAGACAGATCTAGGGACCCTAAAGGTCTCTCGCTATGGTCCAAGTCTTCTAGAGGCTCTTTCGAACGTAAGATTCAAGGGTTTAGCCGGAGAGTTTAAACTCGTTAATCGGCAGTTCGAATTATCAGCGTTTGAAGTCATCAATATTATTGGAAATGAAGAGAGAATTATCGGATTCTGGAGACCAGGCAATGGACTTGTGAATGctaattcaaacaaaacaacgtTGTTAGGAGGGGAGAGGTTCGGGCCAGTGATATGGCCAGGGAAGTCACATGTTGTTCCGAAAGGTTGGGAGATTCCAACGAATGGGAAGATGCTTAGAGTGGGCGTTCCAGTGAAGAAAGGCTTCTTAAATTTTGTGGATGCAAAGAAAGATCCGATCACTAACGAATTGACTCCAACGGGTTACTGTATTGACGTCTTCGAAGCTGCTCTTAAAAAGTTGCATTACTCAGTCATTCCTAAATATATTGCTTTCGTGTCTCCAGATGAGAACTACGACGAAATGGTATACCAAGTCTATAATGGG ACGTACGACGCAGTTGTGGGAGATGTAACCATCATAGCAAACAGGTCACTGTATGTTGATTTCACGCTACCATACACAGAGTCTGGAGTGTCTATGATGGTGCCGCTCAAGGAAAACAGGAACAAGAACACATGGGTGTTCCTAAAACCTTGGAGCTTAGACCTATGGGTCACCACTACTTGCTTTTTCGTATTCATTGGGTTCATTGTGTGGATTTTAGAACACAGAGTCAACACCGACTTTCGTGGACCACCTCACCACCAGATAGGAACCAGTTTCTGGTTTGCTTTCTCCACTATGAACTTTGCTCACC GTGAGAAGGTGGTGAGCAATTTAGCGAGGTTTGTGGTGTTAGTGTGGTGCTTCGTGGTGCTTGTGCTGATTCAGAGCTATACAGCGAATCTCACCTCTTTCCTCACAGTTCAACGGTTCCAACCAGAGGTCACAAATTGGAAAGATctcataaaaaataatgaatatgtAGGGTACCAACGAGGCACTTTCGTGGGTAATCTTTTGGAAAGTCAAGGGTTTCAGAAATCTCAGCTCAAACCTTTTGGTTCTGCCGAAGAATGCGACGAGCTTTTTTCCAATGGGACAATCGCAGCATCTTTCGACGAAGTGGCCTACCTTAAACTGATCCTTTCTAAGAACTGCTCTAGATATGCTATGGTTGAACCAACCTTTAAAACAGCTGGTTTCGGCTTTATAA GTATTCCCCAAGAATTCACCTTTGACGGATGA
- the LOC104786782 gene encoding glutamate receptor 2.7-like isoform X2 produces the protein MQTEFMIRLANISQVPTITFSATCPSLTSINSPYFVRATLDDSSQVRAIAAIIKSFGWRNVVAVYVDNEFGKGIMSYLSDALNDVQAFVVNRCLIPQDANDDQILKELYKLMTMQTRVFVVHMPPTLGFRFFQKAREIGMMEEGYVWLLTDGVMNLIKSNERGSSFENMQGVLGVRSHITKSKDLEDFRLRWKKTFEKKNSLKGDDVELNIFVLRAYDSITALAMAVENTNIKSLWYDNPIASANNKTDLGTLKVSRYGPSLLEALSNVRFKGLAGEFKLVNRQFELSAFEVINIIGNEERIIGFWRPGNGLVNANSNKTTLLGGERFGPVIWPGKSHVVPKGWEIPTNGKMLRVGVPVKKGFLNFVDAKKDPITNELTPTGYCIDVFEAALKKLHYSVIPKYIAFVSPDENYDEMVYQVYNGTYDAVVGDVTIIANRSLYVDFTLPYTESGVSMMVPLKENRNKNTWVFLKPWSLDLWVTTTCFFVFIGFIVWILEHRVNTDFRGPPHHQIGTSFWFAFSTMNFAHREKVVSNLARFVVLVWCFVVLVLIQSYTANLTSFLTVQRFQPEVTNWKDLIKNNEYVGYQRGTFVGNLLESQGFQKSQLKPFGSAEECDELFSNGTIAASFDEVAYLKLILSKNCSRYAMVFPKNSPLTDDVSRAILNVTQGEEMQNIENKWFKKQSDNCPDPKNDLSSNSLSVSSFWGLFLIAGIASFLALLIFVVTFLYEHKLTLFADSEHSFPRKLKSLVRIFDEKDIKSHTFKENAVHNVSSPITQGSSTPLTDQGTPLPRSSSQNREFESRSVPSIPNGELFTLQSKQVEDEESTINVKVK, from the exons ATGCAAACCGAGTTTATGATCAGGCTAGCCAACATATCACAAGTACCGACCATCACGTTTTCGGCTACATGCCCTTCACTGACATCCATCAATAGCCCTTACTTCGTCCGAGCCACTCTGGACGACTCATCCCAGGTCAGAGCCATTGCGGCCATTATCAAATCATTCGGCTGGAGAAACGTTGTTGCTGTGTATGTGGACAACGAATTTGGAAAAGGAATAATGTCTTACTTGTCTGACGCTTTAAATGACGTACAAGCTTTCGTAGTCAATAGATGTTTGATCCCTCAGGATGCTAATGATGATCAGATTCTCAAGGAGCTTTATAAGCTAATGACTATGCAAACGAGGGTATTCGTTGTCCACATGCCACCAACTCTCGGTTTTCGGTTTTTTCAGAAAGCCAGAGAGATCGGGATGATGGAGGAAGGATATGTATGGTTATTGACAGATGGAGTgatgaatttaataaaatctaacGAACGTGGTAGCAGTTTTGAGAATATGCAAGGGGTTTTAGGCGTGAGGAGCCATATCACTAAATCAAAAGACCTAGAAGATTTCAGATTGAGATGGAAGAAAACGtttgagaagaagaactcaCTGAAGGGGGATGATGTAGAGCTGAACATTTTTGTATTAAGAGCATATGATTCGATCACTGCCTTAGCCATGGCCGTGGAGAACACCAACATAAAGAGTCTGTGGTATGATAATCCGATCGCTTCTGCAAACAACAAGACAGATCTAGGGACCCTAAAGGTCTCTCGCTATGGTCCAAGTCTTCTAGAGGCTCTTTCGAACGTAAGATTCAAGGGTTTAGCCGGAGAGTTTAAACTCGTTAATCGGCAGTTCGAATTATCAGCGTTTGAAGTCATCAATATTATTGGAAATGAAGAGAGAATTATCGGATTCTGGAGACCAGGCAATGGACTTGTGAATGctaattcaaacaaaacaacgtTGTTAGGAGGGGAGAGGTTCGGGCCAGTGATATGGCCAGGGAAGTCACATGTTGTTCCGAAAGGTTGGGAGATTCCAACGAATGGGAAGATGCTTAGAGTGGGCGTTCCAGTGAAGAAAGGCTTCTTAAATTTTGTGGATGCAAAGAAAGATCCGATCACTAACGAATTGACTCCAACGGGTTACTGTATTGACGTCTTCGAAGCTGCTCTTAAAAAGTTGCATTACTCAGTCATTCCTAAATATATTGCTTTCGTGTCTCCAGATGAGAACTACGACGAAATGGTATACCAAGTCTATAATGGG ACGTACGACGCAGTTGTGGGAGATGTAACCATCATAGCAAACAGGTCACTGTATGTTGATTTCACGCTACCATACACAGAGTCTGGAGTGTCTATGATGGTGCCGCTCAAGGAAAACAGGAACAAGAACACATGGGTGTTCCTAAAACCTTGGAGCTTAGACCTATGGGTCACCACTACTTGCTTTTTCGTATTCATTGGGTTCATTGTGTGGATTTTAGAACACAGAGTCAACACCGACTTTCGTGGACCACCTCACCACCAGATAGGAACCAGTTTCTGGTTTGCTTTCTCCACTATGAACTTTGCTCACC GTGAGAAGGTGGTGAGCAATTTAGCGAGGTTTGTGGTGTTAGTGTGGTGCTTCGTGGTGCTTGTGCTGATTCAGAGCTATACAGCGAATCTCACCTCTTTCCTCACAGTTCAACGGTTCCAACCAGAGGTCACAAATTGGAAAGATctcataaaaaataatgaatatgtAGGGTACCAACGAGGCACTTTCGTGGGTAATCTTTTGGAAAGTCAAGGGTTTCAGAAATCTCAGCTCAAACCTTTTGGTTCTGCCGAAGAATGCGACGAGCTTTTTTCCAATGGGACAATCGCAGCATCTTTCGACGAAGTGGCCTACCTTAAACTGATCCTTTCTAAGAACTGCTCTAGATATGCTATG GTATTCCCCAAGAATTCACCTTTGACGGATGATGTCTCAAGGGCGATCTTGAACGTGACTCAAGGCGAAGAAATGCAAAATATAGAGAATAAATGGTTCAAGAAACAAAGTGATAATTGTCCTGATCCAAAGAACGATCTTTCATCCAACAGTCTCAGCGTCAGTAGCTTCTGGGGTTTGTTTCTAATAGCAGGCATCGCTTCGTTCCTGGCACTTCTCATCTTCGTTGTCACCTTCTTGTACGAACACAAGCTCACACTCTTCGCTGACTCTGAACATTCCTTCCCTAGAAAGTTAAAATCTTTGGTTAGAATTTTTGATGAGAAAGACATAAAGTCTCATACGTTCAAGGAGAATGCCGTTCATAATGTGAGTTCACCTATTACTCAAGGAAGTTCAACCCCTTTGACCGATCAGGGCACTCCATTGCCACGAAGTTCATCACAAAATAGGGAGTTTGAATCAAGAAGTGTGCCTTCCATCCCGAACGGAGAACTATTCACTCTGCAATCAAAACAAGTTGAAGATGAGGAATCTACTATTAATGTGAAGGTGAAATGA
- the LOC104786785 gene encoding glutamate receptor 2.8-like: MTNPTKTNNTFLSYFVLFVCVFLSMGVGLGRSQTSEIKVGVVLDLDTKFSKICLTSMNMSLSDFYKEHPNYRTRLALQVRDSMKDTVQASAAALDLIQNEQVSAIIGPRNSMQSQFMIRLANKTRVPTITFSASSPLLTSMKSPYFVRATVDDSFQVKAIAAIVESFGWRRVVAIYMDNELGEGIMPYLSDALQDVQVDKSVISPEANDDQILKELYKLMTKQTRVFVVHMDSRLALRLFQKAREIGMMAEGYVWLMTNGMTHRMRHIDHGRSLNTIEGVLGVRSYVPKSKKLEDFRLRWKRRFEKENPSMRDDVNVFALWAYDSITALAMAVENTTLKSLQYDNVNTSKNNMTDLGSVRVSRYGPSLRKALSEVSFEGLAGEFNLTDGQLQSPKFEIINFVGNEERIIGFWTPSNELLSANSNKTTSLGPVIWPGNSMVVPKGWVIPTNEKKLKVGVPVKKGFFNFVEVITDPITNITTAKGYAIDIFEAALKKLPYSVIPQYYGCESVDDEYDDIVEKVYDGTLDAVVGDVTITRHRSTHVDFTLPYTESGVSMMVPVRDNENKNTWVFLQPWTLDLWVTTGCFFVLIGFVVWLFEHRVNTDFRGPPHHQIGTSFWFSFSTMVFAHREKVVSNLARFVVVVWCFVVLVLIQSYTANLTSFLTVQRFQPAVTSMNDLIKNGDYVGYQHGAFVKDILIDEGFQESRLVPFGSSKDCNALFSNRSIAAVFDEVPYLKAILSQNCTKYAMVEPTFKTAGFGFAFPKNSPLTGDVSRAILDVTQGDEMQQIEKTWSMKQNDCLDRKTDLSSNSLGLSSFWGLFLIAGIASFLAVLIFVGIFLYENRHTLFDDSEASIWGKLTSLFRIFNEKDEKSHTFRNSTVHNVSSPMTHYTPSPSAMQIVPWPQSSSQNMEFELRRMSFSPNEEGFITQTIHHEDEASITECRVEQ; encoded by the exons ATGACCAACccaacaaaaactaataacacCTTTCTGAGTTACTTTGTCTTGTTCGTTTGCGTTTTTTTATCGATGGGGGTTGGTTTAGGACGAAGCCAAACAAGTGAAATCAAAGTAGGAGTAGTTCTTGATCTCGATACAAAGTTTTCCAAGATCTGCCTCACTTCTATGAACATGTCGTTGTCCGATTTCTACAAAGAACATCCTAATTACCGCACAAGACTTGCGCTTCAAGTCAGAGATTCGATGAAAGATACTGTTCAGGCTTCAGCTGCAG CTTTGGACCTAATCCAGAACGAGCAAGTGAGCGCCATCATCGGACCAAGAAACTCTATGCAATCACAGTTTATGATCAGACTCGCCAACAAAACTCGTGTACCGACCATCACATTCTCTGCATCAAGCCCTCTTTTAACATCCATGAAAAGCCCTTACTTCGTCAGAGCCACTGTAGATGACTCATTCCAGGTCAAAGCCATTGCAGCCATTGTTGAATCCTTTGGATGGAGACGTGTCGTCGCCATTTATATGGACAATGAATTAGGAGAAGGAATCATGCCTTACTTGTCTGACGCTTTACAAGACGTGCAAGTCGACAAAAGTGTGATCTCCCCGGAGGCTAACGATGACCAGATTCTGAAGGAACTTTATAAGCTCATGACGAagcaaactagggttttcgttGTCCACATGGACTCACGTCTCGCTTTACGGCTTTTTCAGAAAGCTAGAGAGATCGGGATGATGGCAGAAGGGTATGTATGGTTAATGACCAATGGAATGACGCACAGGATGAGACACATCGACCATGGTCGTAGCTTAAATACTATAGAGGGCGTTTTAGGTGTGAGGAGCTATGTACCCAAATCAAAAAAGCTTGAAGATTTCCGTTTGAGATGGAAAAGAAGGTTCGAGAAGGAGAATCCATCGATGAGGGATGATGTAAACGTTTTTGCATTATGGGCGTATGATTCAATCACTGCATTGGCCATGGCCGTGGAGAATACAACCTTAAAGAGCTTACAATACGATAATGTGAACACCTCGAAAAATAATATGACAGATTTGGGGAGCGTAAGGGTCTCTCGCTACGGTCCAAGTCTTCGAAAGGCTCTCTCGGAAGTAAGTTTCGAGGGTTTAGCAGGAGAGTTTAATCTCACGGACGGGCAGCTCCAGTCACCAAAGTTTGAGATCATAAATTTTGTCGGAAATGAAGAGAGGATAATCGGATTTTGGACACCGAGCAATGAACTTCTCAGTGccaattcaaacaaaacaacttcGTTGGGGCCGGTGATATGGCCAGGTAACTCGATGGTTGTTCCTAAAGGATGGGTGATTCCAACTAACGAGAAGAAGCTTAAAGTGGGCGTTCCAGTAAAGAAAGGCTTCTTTAATTTCGTGGAGGTAATCACAGATCCTATCACTAACATAACAACCGCAAAGGGTTACGCCATAGACATCTTTGAAGCTGCTCTTAAGAAGTTGCCTTATTCAGTTATTCCACAATACTACGGTTGCGAGTCTGTAGATGATGAATACGATGACATAGTCGAAAAAGTCTATGACGGG ACTTTGGATGCGGTTGTTGGAGATGTAACCATCACAAGGCATAGGTCCACGCATGTTGACTTCACGTTACCGTACACAGAGTCTGGAGTATCTATGATGGTGCCGGTGAGAGACAATGAGAATAAGAACACATGGGTGTTCCTCCAACCTTGGACCTTAGACTTATGGGTCACCACTGGTTGTTTCTTTGTCCTCATTGGTTTTGTTGTGTGGCTTTTCGAACATAGAGTCAACACGGACTTCCGTGGACCGCCTCACCACCAGATCGGCACTAGCTTTTGGTTCTCCTTCTCTACCATGGTTTTCGCCCACC gtgagAAGGTAGTAAGCAACTTAGCAAGGTTTGTGGTGGTTGTGTGGTGCTTTGTGGTGCTTGTTCTAATTCAGAGCTACACAGCAAACCTCACCTCTTTCTTGACAGTACAACGTTTTCAACCAGCGGTCACAAGTATGAACGATCTCATAAAAAATGGGGACTATGTAGGGTACCAACACGGAGCTTTCGTTAAAGATATTCTAATAGATGAGGGATTCCAAGAATCTCGGCTCGTGCCTTTTGGTTCTTCGAAAGACTGCAATGCGTTATTTTCCAACCGCAGTATTGCAGCAGTGTTCGACGAAGTCCCCTACCTGAAGGCCATCCTTTCTCAAAATTGCACCAAATATGCAATGGTTGAACCTACATTTAAGACTGCTGGTTTTGGCTTT GCGTTCCCCAAGAATTCGCCTTTGACAGGAGATGTCTCAAGGGCTATCTTAGATGTGACTCAAGGAGATGAAATGCAACAAATCGAAAAAACATGGTCTATGAAACAGAATGATTGTCTTGATCGAAAGACCGATCTTTCGTCCAACAGTCTCGGCCTCAGTAGCTTCTGGGGTCTGTTTCTAATAGCAGGCATTGCCTCTTTCTTGGCAGTACTAATTTTTGTGGGCATTTTCTTGTACGAAAATAGGCACACACTATTTGATGATTCTGAAGCATCGATTTGGGGAAAGCTAACGTCTTTATTTAGAATCTTCAATGAGAAAGACGAAAAGTCGCACACTTTCAGGAACAGTACCGTTCATAACGTGAGTTCACCTATGACACACTACACACCGAGCCCATCAGCTATGCAAATCGTACCATGGCCACAAAGCTCATCACAAAATATGGAGTTTGAGCTAAGAAGAATGTCTTTTAGCCCGAACGAAGAAGGCTTTATTACACAAACAATACATCATGAAGACGAAGCATCTATTACTGAATGTAGAGTTGAACAATAG